The following proteins come from a genomic window of Leptospira sanjuanensis:
- a CDS encoding helix-turn-helix domain-containing protein: protein MKSKSTFDRIMQDPQRRKSFEKKYNEFYLSEMISELMEQEHISVRELAEKTNLSPTVIQDIKSGKRDNPTFNSLISVIEALGAEIVFKKGKKELYHVPKVHV from the coding sequence ATGAAAAGTAAATCTACTTTCGACAGAATTATGCAAGACCCTCAAAGGCGAAAATCTTTCGAAAAGAAGTATAACGAGTTTTATCTTTCTGAAATGATAAGCGAACTTATGGAACAAGAACATATATCTGTGCGAGAGCTTGCGGAAAAGACCAATCTATCCCCAACCGTAATTCAAGATATTAAGTCAGGAAAAAGAGACAACCCTACTTTCAATAGCTTGATAAGTGTAATTGAAGCACTCGGGGCCGAAATAGTATTCAAAAAAGGCAAAAAAGAACTCTACCATGTTCCGAAAGTCCATGTGTAA
- a CDS encoding type II toxin-antitoxin system RelE/ParE family toxin translates to MKETSEYLIYKGPAFSIEWYFDKNSKSISMEFFESLTIDEQDDFLVLVKKMGDSGKIFNEQKFRNEGDKIFAFKPKPNRFLCFFSVGKKIIVTNGFLKRQDKLPAHEKDRAKAFRKDYLERIDAGTYYEK, encoded by the coding sequence CTATAAAGGTCCGGCTTTTTCGATCGAGTGGTACTTTGATAAAAACTCAAAGTCCATATCTATGGAATTCTTTGAGAGCCTTACAATCGACGAGCAAGATGACTTTCTTGTACTCGTTAAGAAAATGGGAGATTCCGGAAAGATATTTAACGAACAAAAGTTCCGAAATGAAGGTGATAAGATTTTCGCCTTTAAGCCGAAACCGAATAGATTCCTTTGTTTTTTCTCCGTGGGTAAGAAAATAATAGTCACGAATGGATTTCTAAAGAGACAAGATAAATTGCCCGCACATGAAAAAGATAGAGCGAAAGCGTTTCGGAAAGATTATTTAGAAAGGATTGATGCAGGAACATATTATGAAAAGTAA